Below is a genomic region from Ancylomarina subtilis.
TCAAACGCTTAATGTTCAATTGATTTAGAGAACGTAATTCACCCTCTACCTTGAAGTTAGCATTAATAGCTTGACGAATTCTTCCTGCTTCATCATCTGTCCAGTCCTTAACTTTAGTATCGTAGCTAACACCAGCTTCATCAAGGATTTGTTTAGCGGCGCTTCTACCAATTCCAAAGATGTAAGTTAAACTAATAACTCCTCTTTTGTTTTGAGGCAAATCGACTCCAACAATTCTAGCCATAAAATTTATTTATTTATTTACAAGTTAACTTAATTATCCTTGACGTTGTTTAAACTTAGGATTCTTTTTATTAATCACATACAAACGTCCTTTTCTTCTAACGATCTTACAATCTTCAGAACGTTTCTTTACAGATGCTCTTACCTTCATTTTATCGAAATTTAATTTTTGTATCTAAAAGTAATGCGCCCTTTAGTAAGATCGTATGGCGACATTTCCACTTTAACCTTATCCCCAGGCAAGATCTTAATATAGTGCATTCTCATTTTCCCGGAGATATGAGCTGTAATCACATGTCCGTTCTCAAGTTCTACACGAAACATTGCATTTGATAATGCTTCGGTAATGGTACCGTCTTGTTCTATTGAAGGCTGTTTAGCCATAAGTAATAATTGTATTATATGTTATTTTATTCCTCAATAAATTCAAAACTGGACAGGATTTGAGCTTGTCCATTTCGTACCACCACAGTATGTTCGAAATGTGCAGAGGGTTGCCCGTCTGCTGTTACAATTGCCCAACCATCTTCATCCTGGTAGACTTCTTTTTTACCGAGATTTACCATTGGTTCAATCGCTATTACTAAGCCATTTCTCAATTTCAATCCCCGGTGTTGTTTACCAAAATTTGGAACCTGTGGATCTTCGTGCAAATCCTTACCAATTCCGTGTCCTACCATTTCTCTTACGACAGAAAAACCATGTTTTTCTGCATGTTTCTGAATGGCATAGCCGATGTCTCCCAAATGGTTTCCTTCGACTGCATTAGTTATGCCTTTATAAAGAGCTTCCTTAGTTACTTTTAGTAACGATTTAATTTCAGGTTTTACCTCCCCTACGCTGAAAGTGTATGCTGAATCGCCATAAAAACCATTTAACAACACACCACAATCGCAAGATAAAATATCCCCTTCTTTCAACTCATAGAAAGACGGAATACCATGCACAACTTGCTTGCCAACTGACATGCAAAGAGTGTTTGGAAATCCATCGTAACCAAGAAATCCTGGCTGTCCGCCATTATCTCTTATATATTCTTCTGCAATTTGATCTAACTTTAGAGTCGATATGCCGGGGCATATTCTCTTTGAGATTTCCCCAAGAGTCTTGGCCACCAGCATGTTACTCTCTTTAAGTAACGCTATCTCCTCCTCAGTCTTGTAAAAAATCATTTTGCAAAGAAAGCAAAAATATTTTAATAAGCAGCAGCTCCCGCCGGAGATTTGCCTTTTATTCTTCCAGACTTCATCAAACCGTCATAGTGACGCATCAATAAATGACTCTCGATTTGTTGCAGAGTATCTAAAACAACACCTACTAAAATCAATAATGAAGTCCCTCCGAAGAATTGAGCAAAACCACTATTTATACCACCCAACATTGCAAAGGCAGGCATAATTGCAACCCAACCTAAGAATAGAGATCCCGGTAAAGTGATACGAGACATTACAGTATCTAAGAAATCAATGGTTTTCTTTCCTGGTTTAATACCTGGAATAAAACCACCATTCTTTTTCATATCCTCAGCCATTTGCGTTGGATTAACTGTAATTGCAGTATAAAAATAAGTAAACAACACAATCATTACAAAGAACAAAGCATTGTAATAAAATCCTGTATAGTTACTCAAAGCAGCAGCTACTCCTGATAATGAATCAGAACTCGCGTAGTTCACAAATGCCATTGGCAAGAACATAATAGCCTGAGCAAAGATGATTGGCATTACACCAGCTGCATTCACTTTTAAAGGAATGTACTGACGAACACCACCATACTGTTTGTTACCAACAATACGCTTAGCATATTGTACTGGAATCTTTCTTGTTCCTTGTACTAACAAAATTGTCAGTGCAAATACAACAAACAAAATCACAATTTCAAGTACAAGTAGAATTAATCCACCACCTTGTCCTTCTAATCTTGATCCAAGTTCAGCGAAAAAGTTAAAAGGCAAACGCGCAATAATACCAATCATGATGATGATAGAAATACCGTTACCAATTCCCTTATCAGTAATCTTTTCACCCAACCACATGATAAACATGGATCCGGCTGCAAGAATAGCTACTGAAGATGCTGTAAAGAACCAGCCTTTCAAAATGAAAGCCGTCTCAGGCAATTGCGAATGTAGGTTTAATAAATATCCTGGTGCTTGAAGAACAAGGATGACAACAGTTAAATAACGTGTAATCTGATTGACTTTACGTTGACCACTCTCACCTTCTTTTTGTAAACGTTGAAAGTAAGGAACAGCTATTCCCATCAACTGAATAACGATGGATGCAGAAATGTATGGCATGATACCAAGGGCAAAAATTGAGGCATTCGAGAATGCACCCCCTGAAAACATATCCAACAAACCTAAAACACCGTCTTTAGTTTGAGATTTTAACGCGCCTAAGTGAGCTGGGTCTATCCCCGGCAACACGATCATGGTTCCTAAACGGTAAACCAATAGAAGAGCTAAAGTTGTTAAGATTCTTGATCTTAAATCTTCAATCTTCCAGATGTTCTTCAATGTATCTATTAAACCTTTCATTATCTAATCTTACAATTTAACAACAGTTCCTTCTACTGCTTCAATCGCTGATTGAGCAGATTTCGAGAACGCATGAGCTTTAACTTCAAGCTTAGCAGATAAAACACCATTACCTAAAACTTTGATTTTGTCATTTTTGCCACACATTCCTGCGTTAACTAAAACTTCAACATCAATAGTAGTAAGGTTGTTTTTCTCAGCTAAAACTTGCAATACTTCAACATTAATAGCTTTGTACTCAACTCTATTAATGTTCTTAAATCCAAACTTAGGTACTCTTCGTTGTAAAGGCATTTGACCACCTTCGAAACCAACTTTTTTAGAGTATCCAGATCTTGACTTTGCACCTTTATGTCCTCTGGTTGAGGTACCACCTCTACCAGATCCTTGTCCGCGACCTATTCTTTTAGTTGTCTTAACAGAACCAGCTGCGGGTTTTAAGTTACTTAAGTCCATAATATATATATGCTATTAACAATTATTATTCTTCAACGGTAACTAGGTGACTTACCTTTGCAACCATTCCTTTAATTTGAGGTGTAGCCTCATGCTCAACAGTACCATTGATCTTTTTCAATCCCAATGCTTCTAAGGTTTTCTTTTGGCGAGCACTACTCCCAATTTTACTCTTAACTTGGGTAATTTTAATCTTAGCCATTTCCTTTAGTTTAACCGTTAAACACTTTATCTAATGAAACACCTCTATGATCAGCTACAGTATGTGCATCTCTCAATTCAGCAAGAGCTGCAATAGTAGCTTTCACAAGGTTGTGAGGGTTAGATGATCCTTTTGACTTTGCAAGTACATCAGTTACACCAACACTCTCAAGTACGGCACGCATTGCACCACCAGCTTTTACCCCGGTACCATGAGAAGCAGGCTTAATGAAAACCTCTGCTCCACCAAAACGTGCAAGTTGCTCGTGAGGAATAGTTCCTTTAAGGACTGGTACCTTAATAAGATTTTTCTTGGCAGCGTCAATACCTTTTGAAATTGCAGTAGTAACCTCGTTAGCTTTTCCAAGCCCCCAACCTACTAATCCATTCTCGTTTCCAACAACAACAATTGCTGAAAAGCTAAAAGTACGTCCACCTTTTGTTACTTTAGTAACACGGTTAATAGCAACCAGTTTATCCTTAAGTTCTGCGTCGCTAGTCTTAATATTCTTCTCTGCCATAATTCTTAAAATTTAAGGCCACCTTTACGAGCAGCGTCCGCTAAAGATTTAATTCTACCATGGTATAAGTAACCATTTCTATCAAATACTACTTCAGAAATACCTGCAGTTGCAGCTTTCTCAGCAATTGCTTGCCCTACGAATTCTGCTTGCTCTGTTTTAGAACCATTCTTCTCAGTAATTTCTTTTACTAGAGATGAAGTTGATACTAAAGTCTTTCCAGTAATATCATCTATAATCTGTACTGAAATCTGCTTATTTGAACGAAAAACTGACATTCTTGGTCTTTCGGCAGTTCCAGAAATTGACTTACGAACTCTTCTTTTAATTCTAAGTCTTCTTTCGCGCTTAGTTAAAGCCATAATTTACTGTTTTAGAAATTATTTACCCGCAGATTTACCAGCTTTTCTTCTTAGCTGCTCTCCAACAAATTTAACACCTTTTCCTTTATACGGCTCAGGTTTTCTGAAAGAACGAATCTTTGCAGCAACCTGTCCAATCAATTGCTTATCGCAACTCTCAAGAGTAATAATTGGATTTGCACGTTTGTCGGTAACAGCTTCCACTTTTACCTCTGGTGCAATTTCCATATGAATCAAGTGAGAGTAACCTAAAGCCAACTCCAAGATCTGTCCGTTAGAAGTCGCACGATAACCAACACCTACAAGCTCTTGCTTAGTTGTATATCCTTCAGAAACACCAACAACCATGTTGTTGATTAATGAACGATAAAGACCATGCATTGCTTTATGAGGTTTTTGATCAGTTGGACGCTCTAGAACGATAGAGTTATCTTCAACAGTTACTTTGATTTCAGGATTAACCTGTTGGGTTAATTCACCTTTAGGCCCTTTAACCACTACTGAATTATCTTTATTTACCTTTACTTCAACTCCGGCAGGCAAAACGATAGGTGATTTTCCAATTCTTGACATCTTTTTTCCTCCCTTTATTAGTAAACGAAACACAATACTTCACCACCAACATGCTTTTGGCGAGCTTCCTTGTCTGTCATTACTCCCTGAGAAGTAGAAAGGATAGCAATACCTAAGCCGTTAAGTACGCGAGGTAGTTCAGTAGCTCCACAATATTTTCTTAAACCTGGCTTTGACACACGCTTAAGATCCTTAATTGCTGGAATCTTAGACTCTGGATGATATTTCAAAGCAATTTTAATCTTGCCTTGCAAACCATCATCCTCAAATTTGTAATTAAGGATATATCCTTTATCCTTAAGAATTTTTGTCATTTCTTTTTTCACGTTTGATGCAGGAATTTCAACCACTTTGTGGTTAGCCATAATTGCATTTCTTAAACGTGTAAGAAAATCTGCTATTGGATCTGTCATTTTTATAAAAAATTAAATTGATCCCGATTGCTCGGGACAATATTTAACAATTGTTCTTTTACAAACGTTGTTGGTTACCAACTTGCCTTTCTAACACCTGGGATCAAACCAGCTGAAGCCATTTCACGGAAAGTGATACGACTTAAACCGAATTGTCTCATGTATCCCTTAGGACGACCAGTTAACTTACATCTGTTATGCAATCTAACAGGTGAAGAATTTTTAGGTAAACGACTAAGACCGATATAGTCACCTTCCTCTTTTAATTTAGCTCTTTTGGCAGCGTATTTTTCTACTAATTTCTGACGCTTAACTTCACGAGCTTTCATTGATTCTTTAGCCATCGTATTACTTTTTAATGTTTTTAAATGGTAATCCAAATTCTTTCAAAAGAGCATAGGCTTCTTCGTCGGTATTTGCTGAAGTAACAAAGGTAATATTCATACCCATAATCTTATTCACTTCATCAAGAATGATTTCAGGGAAAATGATTTGCTCTTCAATACCTAAAGTATAGTTTCCACGTCCATCAAGTTTACTATTAATACCTTTGAAGTCACGGATACGTGGTAAAGCAACACGAATTAATTTCTCAAGAAATTCGTACATACGCTCACGACGTAAGGTTACAGTAGTACCAATTGGCATACCTTTACGTAACTTAAAGTTAGAAATATCTTTAGACGATAGAGTTGATACTGCTTTCTGTCCAGTGATAGAAGTTAATTCGTTCAATGAGAACTCAAGAACTTTCTTGTCAGCAATTGCTTGTCCAACACCTTGATTAAGTACTATCTTCGTTAATCTAGGAACTTGCATTACAGATTTGTAGTTGAATTCCTTCATTAAAGCTGGAACAACTTCCTCTGTATACTGTTTTCTAAGAGATGGTGTATAACTCATTACTTAATCTCCTCCCCTGACTTTTTAGCGTATCTAACTAATTTGTTATTGTCATTCAATTTTCTACCAATACGGGAAGCTTTCCCGGTAGAAGGATCCTTCACATTCAAATTTGAAATGTGAATTGGAGCCTCTTGCTTAATAATACCGCCTTGAGGGTTAGCTGCGTTAGGCTTAGTGTGTTTAGAAATCATGTTAACACCTTCAACGATCGCGCGTTGTTTGTCAACAAGAACTTCTAATACTTTACCTTCCTGGCCTCTAGATTCCCCTGCGTTTACAATTACGGTATCACCCTTTTTAATATGTAACTTTTTTCGCATTGTTCTAAGTTTACAAGATTATAATACTTCTGGTGCTAGAGAAACGATCTTCATGTTAGTTTCACGTAGTTCTCTTGCAACAGGTCCAAAAATACGGGTTCCTCTCATTTCTTCAGCTGTATTCAACAACACACAAGCGTTATCGTCAAAGCGAATATAAGACCCATCATTTCTTCTAATCTCTTTTTTTACACGAACAACAACGGCTTTGGTTACTGTTCCTTTTTTCATGTCCGAACCTGGGATTGAGTTCTTAACGGTAACCACAATCTTATCGCCAATTGATGCATAGCGCTTTTTGGTTCCGCCTAACACACGGATACAAAGAACTTCTTTGGCTCCGCTGTTATCAGCTACTAATAGTCTACTTTCTGTTTGTATCATGATTACTTAGCTCTTTCAATAAGTTCAACTAATCTCCAAGTCTTATTT
It encodes:
- the rpsM gene encoding 30S ribosomal protein S13; this translates as MARIVGVDLPQNKRGVISLTYIFGIGRSAAKQILDEAGVSYDTKVKDWTDDEAGRIRQAINANFKVEGELRSLNQLNIKRLMDIGCYRGIRHRVGLPLRGQRTKNNSRTRKGKRKTVANKKKATK
- the ykgO gene encoding type B 50S ribosomal protein L36, whose protein sequence is MKVRASVKKRSEDCKIVRRKGRLYVINKKNPKFKQRQG
- the infA gene encoding translation initiation factor IF-1, encoding MAKQPSIEQDGTITEALSNAMFRVELENGHVITAHISGKMRMHYIKILPGDKVKVEMSPYDLTKGRITFRYKN
- the map gene encoding type I methionyl aminopeptidase, translating into MIFYKTEEEIALLKESNMLVAKTLGEISKRICPGISTLKLDQIAEEYIRDNGGQPGFLGYDGFPNTLCMSVGKQVVHGIPSFYELKEGDILSCDCGVLLNGFYGDSAYTFSVGEVKPEIKSLLKVTKEALYKGITNAVEGNHLGDIGYAIQKHAEKHGFSVVREMVGHGIGKDLHEDPQVPNFGKQHRGLKLRNGLVIAIEPMVNLGKKEVYQDEDGWAIVTADGQPSAHFEHTVVVRNGQAQILSSFEFIEE
- the secY gene encoding preprotein translocase subunit SecY; amino-acid sequence: MKGLIDTLKNIWKIEDLRSRILTTLALLLVYRLGTMIVLPGIDPAHLGALKSQTKDGVLGLLDMFSGGAFSNASIFALGIMPYISASIVIQLMGIAVPYFQRLQKEGESGQRKVNQITRYLTVVILVLQAPGYLLNLHSQLPETAFILKGWFFTASSVAILAAGSMFIMWLGEKITDKGIGNGISIIIMIGIIARLPFNFFAELGSRLEGQGGGLILLVLEIVILFVVFALTILLVQGTRKIPVQYAKRIVGNKQYGGVRQYIPLKVNAAGVMPIIFAQAIMFLPMAFVNYASSDSLSGVAAALSNYTGFYYNALFFVMIVLFTYFYTAITVNPTQMAEDMKKNGGFIPGIKPGKKTIDFLDTVMSRITLPGSLFLGWVAIMPAFAMLGGINSGFAQFFGGTSLLILVGVVLDTLQQIESHLLMRHYDGLMKSGRIKGKSPAGAAAY
- the rplO gene encoding 50S ribosomal protein L15, with amino-acid sequence MDLSNLKPAAGSVKTTKRIGRGQGSGRGGTSTRGHKGAKSRSGYSKKVGFEGGQMPLQRRVPKFGFKNINRVEYKAINVEVLQVLAEKNNLTTIDVEVLVNAGMCGKNDKIKVLGNGVLSAKLEVKAHAFSKSAQSAIEAVEGTVVKL
- the rpmD gene encoding 50S ribosomal protein L30, producing MAKIKITQVKSKIGSSARQKKTLEALGLKKINGTVEHEATPQIKGMVAKVSHLVTVEE
- the rpsE gene encoding 30S ribosomal protein S5, coding for MAEKNIKTSDAELKDKLVAINRVTKVTKGGRTFSFSAIVVVGNENGLVGWGLGKANEVTTAISKGIDAAKKNLIKVPVLKGTIPHEQLARFGGAEVFIKPASHGTGVKAGGAMRAVLESVGVTDVLAKSKGSSNPHNLVKATIAALAELRDAHTVADHRGVSLDKVFNG
- the rplR gene encoding 50S ribosomal protein L18 is translated as MALTKRERRLRIKRRVRKSISGTAERPRMSVFRSNKQISVQIIDDITGKTLVSTSSLVKEITEKNGSKTEQAEFVGQAIAEKAATAGISEVVFDRNGYLYHGRIKSLADAARKGGLKF
- the rplF gene encoding 50S ribosomal protein L6; translated protein: MSRIGKSPIVLPAGVEVKVNKDNSVVVKGPKGELTQQVNPEIKVTVEDNSIVLERPTDQKPHKAMHGLYRSLINNMVVGVSEGYTTKQELVGVGYRATSNGQILELALGYSHLIHMEIAPEVKVEAVTDKRANPIITLESCDKQLIGQVAAKIRSFRKPEPYKGKGVKFVGEQLRRKAGKSAGK
- the rpsH gene encoding 30S ribosomal protein S8; protein product: MKMTDPIADFLTRLRNAIMANHKVVEIPASNVKKEMTKILKDKGYILNYKFEDDGLQGKIKIALKYHPESKIPAIKDLKRVSKPGLRKYCGATELPRVLNGLGIAILSTSQGVMTDKEARQKHVGGEVLCFVY
- the rpsN gene encoding 30S ribosomal protein S14 — protein: MAKESMKAREVKRQKLVEKYAAKRAKLKEEGDYIGLSRLPKNSSPVRLHNRCKLTGRPKGYMRQFGLSRITFREMASAGLIPGVRKASW
- the rplE gene encoding 50S ribosomal protein L5, whose amino-acid sequence is MSYTPSLRKQYTEEVVPALMKEFNYKSVMQVPRLTKIVLNQGVGQAIADKKVLEFSLNELTSITGQKAVSTLSSKDISNFKLRKGMPIGTTVTLRRERMYEFLEKLIRVALPRIRDFKGINSKLDGRGNYTLGIEEQIIFPEIILDEVNKIMGMNITFVTSANTDEEAYALLKEFGLPFKNIKK
- the rplX gene encoding 50S ribosomal protein L24, producing the protein MRKKLHIKKGDTVIVNAGESRGQEGKVLEVLVDKQRAIVEGVNMISKHTKPNAANPQGGIIKQEAPIHISNLNVKDPSTGKASRIGRKLNDNNKLVRYAKKSGEEIK
- the rplN gene encoding 50S ribosomal protein L14; translation: MIQTESRLLVADNSGAKEVLCIRVLGGTKKRYASIGDKIVVTVKNSIPGSDMKKGTVTKAVVVRVKKEIRRNDGSYIRFDDNACVLLNTAEEMRGTRIFGPVARELRETNMKIVSLAPEVL